The following nucleotide sequence is from Streptomyces brevispora.
GGGCCCGGCTGGGTCCCGACGCCGGTGAACCGGCCGAACGGTTCCTCGTCGCGGCGCCCGAGGCGCCGATGCGTTTCAAGGCGTACGACGGCCGGGCCAGCTTCGACGGGGACCGGATCTCCTTCCGGTGGTTCTGGACGGGTGCCTCCTCGGAGAAGTGGAAGGCGGGTGACCAGACGTTCCCGGTCACCGAACTGAGCGGCGTCGAGTGGCGCTCGCCCGAGGCCTTCGAGGGCTACCTGCGGCTGGTGCCGAGAGGGCTGGAGGGTGCGGTTCCGGCCGCGGTCGAGGGCGCCGGTCTCGGCGGCGGCCCCGGGGCGGCGCTGTGTACGGGCACCGCCCACAGCGTGCAGTCGATATCCGCACGGCCCACCCGGGCCGACGAGGACCCCGCCGCGGTGATCTTCGGCCTCGGCTACGGTCCGGTGCACGAGTCGCTGCCCTTCGCCGCGGCCGTACTGGAGTCCGTCCGCAGGAAGCAGTCCACGCCTGCGGCGGCGGCGCTGGCCTCCGCCGGGCGGCGCGACCCGGCGGACATCGCGGAGCGGATCCACCACCTGGGCGAGCTGCACCAGGCGGGCCTGGTGACGGACGACGAGTTCAGCGCGAAGAAGGCCCAGCTGCTCGCCGAGCTGTAGCCGTACGGGAGGGGCCGGGGGATG
It contains:
- a CDS encoding DUF4429 domain-containing protein, which encodes MGDVLAGIQATWEFDADSVLIRFERGIRTPRLLQSLRERRVPHAALSSVTLTPGKRGTVVLRAVPRPGADPLLEAAAGQLKDGCDPYRLVLPAERETLAEYYADELRARLGPDAGEPAERFLVAAPEAPMRFKAYDGRASFDGDRISFRWFWTGASSEKWKAGDQTFPVTELSGVEWRSPEAFEGYLRLVPRGLEGAVPAAVEGAGLGGGPGAALCTGTAHSVQSISARPTRADEDPAAVIFGLGYGPVHESLPFAAAVLESVRRKQSTPAAAALASAGRRDPADIAERIHHLGELHQAGLVTDDEFSAKKAQLLAEL